In Persicimonas caeni, a single window of DNA contains:
- the pilB gene encoding type IV-A pilus assembly ATPase PilB, which produces MSNDSKDRLGELLLREKVISPEQLRKAQQRSKREGNRLGYELTRLGYVDEGDLTSFLSKHYGVPSVSLAEIDIPENIIQLIPREVAERHQCMPVNRSGATLVVAMADPSNIYAIDDLKFMTGYNIEVVVASESAIEESINQYYGAKNDIEYDYDEILGDLDIDEVDYVDDDDGAVDVNDLASASEDAPVIRLVNLILVDAIKRGASDIHIEPYEKDFRVRFRVDGVLDEVMRPPIKLKNAITSRIKIMSNLDIAERRLPQDGRIKLRMGRNREMDFRVSVLPTLFGEKIVLRLLDKSNLQLDMTKLGFEPEPLRWFKTAIHQPYGMCLVTGPTGSGKTTTLYSALSELNQVTENISTAEDPVEFNLQGINQCQMQESIGLNFAAALRSFLRQDPDIVMVGEIRDFETAEISIKAALTGHMVLSTLHTNDAPSTINRLLNMGIEPFLVTSALNVIVAQRLARRICQDCKEPFDVPKETLIDMQVPEDKLDATIYHGRGCQTCGDSGYKGRVAFYEILRCNDELKEYILQGYSTAELKAEAIRMGMDTLRMAGIKKMLQGITTPEEVVRNTAPDG; this is translated from the coding sequence ATGTCGAACGACTCGAAGGACCGTCTCGGCGAACTTCTCTTGCGCGAAAAGGTGATCTCGCCCGAGCAGCTGCGCAAGGCTCAGCAACGCTCCAAGCGGGAGGGGAACCGGCTCGGCTACGAGCTGACGCGATTGGGCTATGTGGACGAAGGGGATCTGACTTCCTTTCTGAGCAAGCACTATGGCGTCCCCTCGGTGAGCCTGGCCGAGATCGACATCCCGGAGAATATCATCCAGTTGATCCCGCGCGAGGTGGCCGAGCGCCACCAGTGCATGCCAGTCAACCGCTCAGGGGCCACACTCGTGGTGGCGATGGCCGACCCGTCGAATATCTACGCCATCGACGACCTGAAGTTCATGACCGGCTACAATATCGAGGTCGTCGTTGCCAGCGAATCGGCCATCGAGGAGTCGATCAACCAGTACTATGGCGCCAAGAATGACATCGAGTACGACTACGATGAGATTCTTGGAGACCTCGACATCGACGAGGTCGACTACGTCGATGACGACGACGGCGCCGTCGACGTCAACGACCTGGCCTCGGCCTCCGAGGACGCCCCGGTCATCCGACTGGTCAACTTGATCCTGGTCGACGCCATCAAGCGCGGCGCCTCCGATATTCACATCGAGCCGTACGAGAAAGACTTCCGCGTGCGCTTTCGTGTCGACGGCGTGCTCGACGAGGTGATGCGCCCGCCCATCAAGCTCAAGAACGCGATCACCTCGCGTATCAAGATCATGAGCAACCTGGACATCGCCGAGCGGCGACTGCCCCAGGACGGTCGTATCAAGCTGCGTATGGGACGCAACCGCGAGATGGATTTCCGCGTCAGCGTCTTGCCGACGCTGTTCGGCGAGAAGATCGTCTTGCGTCTGCTCGACAAGTCGAACTTGCAGCTCGACATGACCAAGCTGGGTTTCGAGCCCGAGCCGTTGCGCTGGTTCAAGACTGCCATTCACCAGCCCTACGGCATGTGTCTGGTCACCGGGCCGACCGGTTCGGGTAAAACGACCACCCTGTACTCGGCGTTGAGTGAACTCAACCAGGTCACCGAGAATATCTCCACAGCCGAAGACCCGGTCGAATTTAACCTGCAGGGTATTAACCAGTGCCAGATGCAGGAGTCCATCGGGCTGAACTTCGCCGCCGCCCTGCGCTCCTTTTTGCGCCAGGACCCCGACATCGTCATGGTCGGTGAGATTCGTGACTTCGAAACGGCCGAGATTTCCATCAAGGCCGCGCTTACCGGCCACATGGTCTTGAGCACGCTGCACACAAACGATGCCCCGAGCACGATCAACCGTCTGCTCAACATGGGTATCGAGCCGTTCCTGGTGACCTCGGCGCTCAACGTCATCGTCGCTCAGCGTCTGGCGCGTCGCATCTGCCAAGACTGCAAAGAACCGTTCGACGTACCCAAAGAGACGCTCATCGATATGCAGGTGCCCGAGGACAAGCTCGACGCGACCATCTATCATGGGCGCGGTTGCCAGACCTGCGGCGACTCGGGTTACAAGGGCCGCGTGGCGTTCTACGAGATCTTGCGCTGCAACGACGAGCTCAAAGAGTATATCCTGCAGGGGTACTCGACCGCCGAACTCAAAGCCGAAGCGATTCGCATGGGTATGGACACCCTGCGAATGGCGGGCATCAAGAAGATGCTCCAAGGCATCACCACTCCTGAGGAAGTGGTGCGAAACACGGCCCCGGACGGCTGA
- a CDS encoding type IV pilin protein, with product MRLIHPALKNRRGLTLVELMIVVAVIGILASIAGVSYIKYVKSAKIGKLKQYAMEVANAQEQYKSQNSSYMGNGDGTAITYDETASSPDKWKDLLGFTKEGLAAQNITVQTANGGSTDGCAAICEEANRSFGGMWYAVRVTQDLDPDDSANTTVVLHSELEQPIILNEGK from the coding sequence ATGCGTTTGATCCATCCAGCACTCAAGAACCGCCGAGGCTTGACCTTGGTCGAGCTGATGATCGTGGTCGCCGTCATCGGAATTCTGGCGAGCATCGCCGGGGTCTCCTACATCAAGTACGTCAAGAGCGCCAAGATCGGAAAGCTCAAGCAGTACGCCATGGAGGTGGCCAACGCCCAAGAGCAGTACAAGTCACAGAATAGCAGCTATATGGGTAACGGTGACGGTACAGCGATCACCTACGATGAAACGGCCTCGAGCCCCGATAAGTGGAAAGACCTGCTCGGATTCACCAAAGAAGGCCTCGCCGCACAGAACATCACCGTGCAGACCGCCAACGGCGGCAGCACCGATGGATGTGCTGCCATTTGTGAGGAAGCGAACCGCAGCTTTGGCGGAATGTGGTATGCGGTGCGCGTAACGCAGGACCTCGATCCCGACGATAGCGCCAATACCACCGTCGTGCTGCACTCCGAACTCGAACAACCGATCATCTTGAACGAAGGAAAGTGA
- a CDS encoding glycosyltransferase family 2 protein — translation MNDSSTATDRLVSVVVPCLNEVDNVPIMAAKLDEVLVGLCGSREHFEIIFVDDGSTDGTSQVLDELEDNHPAVAVVSFRRNFGKAAALHAGFERAQGDLVVTIDGDLQDDPKEIPSLLAKLDEGYDVVSGWKRDRKDPWTKKLPSKVFNLTLRSFSGIPLHDYNCGLKAYRREAVDELNLYGELHRYIPVLLHYEGFRVAEVPVKHHPRRFGQSKYGLERFTRGFLDMLTVILLTRYATRPLHAFGGVGLIVSAAGTGVLIYLTVLKLAYGIALGDRPLLLLGILMVLVGIQLVSTGLLGEMLARSQHARRGAYQVVERRQSPSERALQTLRLETPVALDEPSDVDRVDDEKLDPAVTSASS, via the coding sequence ATGAACGATAGCTCTACAGCCACCGACAGACTGGTGTCGGTCGTGGTCCCCTGTCTCAACGAAGTGGACAACGTGCCGATCATGGCCGCCAAGCTCGATGAAGTTTTGGTGGGGCTGTGCGGCTCGCGCGAGCATTTCGAGATCATCTTTGTCGACGACGGCTCGACCGACGGCACCAGCCAGGTGCTCGACGAGTTGGAGGACAACCACCCGGCGGTCGCGGTCGTGTCGTTCCGCCGAAACTTCGGCAAGGCCGCCGCGCTGCACGCCGGATTCGAACGCGCCCAAGGCGACCTGGTGGTCACGATCGACGGCGATCTGCAAGACGATCCGAAAGAAATCCCCAGCCTGCTGGCCAAGCTCGATGAGGGCTACGACGTCGTCAGCGGCTGGAAGCGTGACCGCAAAGATCCGTGGACGAAGAAACTTCCCTCGAAGGTCTTCAACCTTACTCTGCGCTCGTTCTCGGGCATCCCGTTGCACGACTACAACTGCGGGCTCAAAGCCTACCGACGTGAGGCGGTCGACGAGCTCAACCTCTACGGCGAATTGCACCGCTATATCCCGGTGCTCCTTCACTACGAGGGCTTTCGCGTCGCCGAGGTGCCCGTCAAGCACCACCCCCGGCGGTTCGGCCAGTCAAAATACGGGCTCGAGCGGTTCACCCGCGGTTTTCTAGACATGCTCACGGTCATCCTGCTGACCCGCTACGCCACACGGCCGCTGCACGCCTTTGGAGGCGTGGGGCTGATCGTGTCGGCCGCCGGCACGGGAGTCTTGATCTATTTAACGGTGCTCAAGCTCGCATACGGCATTGCACTGGGCGACCGACCATTGCTGTTGCTGGGCATCTTGATGGTGCTCGTGGGCATCCAACTCGTGAGCACTGGCCTTCTGGGCGAGATGCTCGCCCGCTCTCAGCATGCGCGCCGCGGCGCCTATCAAGTCGTCGAGCGCCGCCAAAGCCCCTCGGAGCGCGCCCTTCAAACTCTGCGCCTCGAGACGCCCGTCGCGCTCGACGAACCGAGCGATGTCGACCGAGTCGACGACGAGAAGCTCGACCCGGCCGTCACGTCGGCCTCCTCCTAA
- a CDS encoding two-component system sensor histidine kinase NtrB — MNANPRNHTEISLRERLEGLLAFRAVIVTVLLGSSLAVDVTALSSLSNPKNLTLLSLIVGTYLLTILYAVGLRYVSNLRLLAYLQIAGDTLITAILVTATGGLDSLFVFLFYLNIINAAVVTGRKAAAATATATAGAFIFLALAAWEVIELPGMEAMRTARSLGDLIYEVGINSVAAYLVAVLAGYLAQRLGEVTGELERQQSNVQELRALNANILASLNSGLLTVDSGGAVIFFNRAAETITGRSAAEVYGKRLDDVFPSLAGRLAQAGGALESDAQTFASESKIGHESRLESIYVRPNGEQVYLGFSVSLLRDSQDQVAGRIVIFQDLSEVKKLEREKKRSERLAAVGQLAAAIAHEIRNPLASISGSVEMLESISDLDEDDAMLMRIIVREVDRLDKLITSFLDYSRPRTLERTRTDLIELIRDVLGLFRNRPASQMVPAHLAADDDLEEAPAQVDREALRQVMWNLLNNAREAMEENQAGGQIRVSVSRHGNRWVVVVEDDGPGISAELSERIFEPFFTTKETGTGLGLATIHRLIEQHDGKIHVGRAQHLSGARFEVELPADFDAPPPNQDSLNHPTPTMIEP, encoded by the coding sequence ATGAACGCGAACCCGCGAAACCACACCGAAATCAGCTTGCGCGAGCGGCTCGAAGGGCTTTTGGCCTTTCGAGCCGTTATCGTGACGGTATTGCTGGGCAGCTCGCTGGCGGTTGACGTCACCGCCCTCTCGAGCCTGTCCAACCCCAAAAATCTCACGCTCCTATCGCTGATCGTCGGCACCTACCTGCTGACGATCCTTTACGCCGTGGGGCTCCGGTACGTGTCGAACCTGCGCCTGCTGGCGTACCTGCAGATCGCGGGCGACACCCTGATCACGGCGATCTTGGTCACCGCCACCGGCGGCCTCGATAGCCTGTTCGTCTTTCTATTCTACCTCAACATCATCAACGCCGCGGTGGTCACCGGGCGCAAGGCCGCCGCAGCCACGGCCACAGCGACCGCAGGCGCGTTTATTTTTCTGGCGCTCGCCGCCTGGGAAGTCATCGAACTCCCCGGCATGGAAGCGATGCGCACGGCCCGCTCGCTGGGCGATCTGATCTACGAGGTAGGCATTAACTCGGTCGCCGCCTACCTGGTCGCTGTTCTGGCGGGCTACCTCGCTCAACGCCTCGGCGAGGTGACCGGCGAACTCGAGCGCCAGCAGTCGAACGTTCAAGAGCTTCGAGCGCTCAACGCCAATATTCTGGCGAGCCTGAACAGCGGGCTGTTGACCGTCGACTCTGGCGGCGCGGTGATCTTCTTCAACCGCGCCGCCGAGACGATCACGGGCCGAAGCGCTGCTGAGGTTTATGGCAAGCGCCTCGACGATGTGTTCCCATCGCTCGCCGGCCGTCTGGCGCAAGCTGGAGGGGCACTCGAAAGCGATGCTCAGACATTCGCCTCGGAGTCGAAGATTGGGCACGAATCCCGCCTCGAAAGCATCTATGTGCGCCCCAACGGCGAACAGGTGTATCTGGGCTTTTCGGTATCGTTGTTGCGTGACTCTCAGGATCAGGTCGCTGGACGCATCGTTATTTTCCAAGACCTGAGTGAAGTCAAAAAGCTCGAGCGCGAGAAGAAGCGCTCCGAGCGCCTCGCCGCAGTCGGACAACTCGCCGCGGCCATTGCACACGAAATCCGCAACCCGCTCGCCTCCATCAGCGGTTCGGTCGAAATGCTCGAGTCGATCAGCGATCTCGACGAAGACGATGCCATGCTCATGCGTATCATCGTCCGTGAAGTCGATCGCCTCGACAAGCTCATCACCAGTTTTCTCGACTACAGTCGACCGCGCACCCTAGAGCGCACGCGGACTGATCTGATCGAGTTGATCCGTGACGTTCTCGGGCTTTTTCGAAATCGACCGGCATCCCAGATGGTGCCCGCCCACCTCGCTGCCGATGACGATCTGGAAGAAGCGCCCGCCCAAGTCGATCGTGAAGCCCTCCGCCAAGTGATGTGGAACCTGCTGAACAACGCACGCGAGGCCATGGAGGAAAACCAGGCAGGCGGACAGATTCGGGTCTCGGTCAGCCGACACGGTAACCGCTGGGTTGTGGTCGTCGAAGACGACGGCCCCGGGATCTCGGCAGAGCTGTCCGAACGGATTTTCGAGCCATTCTTTACCACCAAAGAGACCGGCACCGGACTAGGGCTGGCCACGATTCACCGGCTTATCGAACAACACGATGGCAAGATCCACGTCGGCCGCGCCCAACACCTGAGCGGTGCCCGGTTCGAAGTCGAGTTACCGGCCGACTTTGATGCCCCACCGCCAAATCAAGACTCGCTCAATCATCCAACTCCTACTATGATCGAGCCATGA
- a CDS encoding sigma-54-dependent transcriptional regulator codes for MSDELSDPQVVRPILVVDDEQSMREFLTIMLKKKGHDVTVAKRGEEALNLLDEGQRFSLVITDLKMPGIGGLEVLRGVKKIDPACQVVVMTAYATPETAISAIKDGAYDYITKPFKVDEARVVVDRALEKFDLLSENLYLKKTIEERESFGDMIGHSKPMQQVFEMISRVANSQTTILIGGESGTGKELVARAIHQHSQRADKPFLPINCGAIPENLIESELFGHKKGAFTGATTDKKGLFEAADGGTVFLDEIGELPQNTQVKLLRVLQERTIKPVGGNAEISVDCRVVAATNRDLREEIAEGRFREDLYYRLNVIPIDLPPLRARGSDVKLLIEHFVDVYASRMGVEIDGIDSEAMRILLNYNYPGNVRELQNIVERAVTLTRGSMIGVDVLPPHLQEDSFSRVARDLEVPAEGLDLEGMVEELERSLISKALERTSGVKKDAAELLGISFRSLRYRLKKYEMSDES; via the coding sequence ATGAGTGACGAGCTCTCCGATCCACAAGTAGTCCGTCCTATTCTCGTCGTCGACGACGAGCAGAGCATGCGTGAATTTCTCACGATCATGCTCAAGAAGAAGGGACACGACGTCACCGTCGCCAAACGCGGCGAAGAAGCCTTGAACCTGCTCGACGAGGGGCAGCGATTCAGCCTTGTGATCACGGATCTGAAGATGCCCGGTATTGGAGGCCTCGAGGTGCTCCGAGGTGTCAAAAAGATCGACCCGGCATGTCAGGTCGTGGTCATGACCGCGTATGCCACGCCCGAGACGGCGATTTCTGCGATCAAAGATGGCGCCTACGACTACATCACCAAGCCCTTCAAAGTCGACGAAGCCCGGGTGGTCGTCGATCGCGCTCTCGAGAAATTCGACCTGCTGAGCGAAAACCTCTACCTCAAAAAGACGATTGAGGAACGAGAGAGTTTTGGCGACATGATCGGCCACTCCAAGCCGATGCAGCAGGTCTTCGAGATGATTTCGCGGGTGGCCAATAGTCAGACGACCATCCTTATTGGTGGAGAGTCCGGCACAGGAAAGGAGTTGGTGGCGCGGGCCATCCATCAGCATAGCCAGCGCGCCGACAAACCCTTTTTGCCGATCAACTGCGGTGCCATCCCCGAGAATCTCATCGAGAGCGAACTCTTCGGCCACAAAAAGGGAGCCTTTACGGGAGCGACCACCGACAAAAAGGGACTATTCGAGGCGGCCGACGGCGGCACTGTGTTTCTCGACGAAATCGGGGAGCTTCCCCAAAACACCCAGGTCAAGCTTTTGCGTGTGCTCCAAGAGCGCACCATCAAGCCTGTGGGCGGCAACGCCGAGATCTCGGTCGACTGCCGTGTGGTCGCGGCCACGAACCGCGATTTGCGCGAGGAAATCGCCGAAGGTCGCTTTCGTGAAGACCTGTACTACCGCCTCAATGTCATCCCCATCGATCTCCCTCCGCTTCGCGCCCGCGGCTCGGACGTCAAGCTGCTCATCGAACATTTCGTCGACGTGTACGCCTCGCGCATGGGAGTGGAGATCGACGGGATCGACTCCGAGGCGATGCGTATCCTGTTGAATTACAACTATCCAGGCAACGTGCGCGAGCTCCAGAATATTGTCGAGCGCGCTGTCACGCTGACCCGAGGGTCGATGATTGGGGTGGATGTGCTCCCCCCACACCTTCAGGAGGACTCCTTCTCGCGTGTCGCCCGTGACCTGGAGGTGCCTGCCGAAGGTCTCGATCTCGAAGGCATGGTCGAAGAACTCGAGCGCTCGCTCATCTCCAAGGCCCTCGAGCGCACCTCGGGGGTCAAGAAGGACGCCGCCGAACTTCTCGGCATCTCCTTTCGCAGCCTGCGCTATCGTCTCAAGAAGTACGAGATGAGCGACGAATCCTAA
- a CDS encoding prepilin-type N-terminal cleavage/methylation domain-containing protein produces the protein MLKHFRKKEAGFTLVELMIVVAIIGILAAIAIPAFIKYIKRSKASEANGIVKKMQDGAKSYFESDQAGSAGITGGDAAEPWHDGSEAGLPIQFVNKVFPGGASVAELETHDVTPVQGAKARPGQVANWTGNTLAAANKLNLEMVEPTYFGYGYRHSGQGGTAVMTAWGCHDFTGTTGVDVLGGCLSATDAHTYRAVCSVDNAQQGPECLPGVVLNEFE, from the coding sequence ATGTTGAAGCATTTCCGTAAGAAAGAAGCAGGTTTCACCCTCGTCGAGCTGATGATTGTTGTCGCGATCATCGGTATCCTGGCCGCCATCGCCATCCCGGCGTTCATCAAGTACATCAAGCGCTCGAAGGCTTCGGAGGCCAACGGCATCGTCAAGAAGATGCAGGACGGCGCCAAGTCGTACTTCGAGAGCGACCAGGCGGGTTCGGCGGGAATCACCGGTGGTGACGCTGCCGAGCCATGGCACGACGGTTCTGAGGCCGGCCTGCCGATCCAGTTCGTCAACAAGGTATTCCCGGGCGGCGCTTCCGTGGCCGAACTCGAAACGCACGACGTAACCCCGGTCCAAGGCGCCAAAGCACGCCCCGGTCAGGTCGCCAACTGGACTGGAAACACCCTCGCAGCCGCCAACAAGCTCAACCTCGAGATGGTCGAGCCGACCTACTTCGGCTACGGTTATCGCCACTCCGGTCAGGGTGGCACGGCTGTCATGACCGCTTGGGGTTGCCACGACTTCACCGGCACCACCGGTGTCGACGTTCTGGGTGGTTGCCTGAGCGCCACCGACGCGCACACCTACCGCGCCGTCTGCAGCGTCGACAACGCTCAACAGGGCCCCGAGTGCCTCCCGGGCGTCGTGCTCAACGAATTCGAGTAA
- a CDS encoding type II secretion system F family protein translates to MPVFVWKGTTPSGEQKSGEMKATDAAEVQDRLRRQDINPSKVKKKSTSKGISLGGGRVPLKSLVVFTRQFATMIDAGLPLVQCLELLGNAEPHKGFKKIIGDIKADIESGSTLADAMRKHPGAFDNLYTSLIEAGEVAGILDTIMNRLANQMEKAAKLRRKIKSAFTYPIAVSGIAVIVVLVMLYKVIPTFQAMFADMGGGELPAPTQIVINLSEFVQSNFLIIIGVIFGAIALISFILKYEPTRAVFDRLILKAPLFGPLVRKTAVARFTRTLGTMVSSGVPIVDSLEIVANTSGNMTVQKAILYVRERISEGQNMVDPLMETGIFPSMVVQMIGVGESTGALDTMLTKIADFYEEEVDVAVENLTSLMEPLMMVFLGGIVGGLLIAMYLPIFTMAGNIKG, encoded by the coding sequence ATGCCCGTTTTCGTCTGGAAAGGAACCACTCCCTCGGGAGAACAGAAGTCCGGTGAGATGAAAGCCACCGACGCCGCAGAGGTCCAGGACCGTCTGCGCCGCCAGGACATCAATCCTTCCAAGGTCAAAAAGAAATCCACCTCCAAAGGCATCAGCCTGGGAGGAGGTCGCGTCCCGCTCAAGAGCTTGGTCGTCTTTACGCGCCAGTTCGCCACCATGATCGACGCGGGCCTGCCCTTGGTGCAGTGTCTCGAGTTGTTGGGCAACGCCGAACCCCACAAGGGCTTCAAGAAGATCATTGGGGACATCAAAGCCGATATCGAGTCAGGCTCGACGCTGGCCGACGCCATGCGCAAGCACCCCGGCGCCTTCGACAACCTGTATACCAGCCTCATCGAGGCCGGCGAGGTCGCCGGTATTCTCGATACGATCATGAACCGGCTGGCCAACCAGATGGAAAAGGCCGCCAAGCTTCGACGAAAGATCAAGTCGGCGTTCACCTACCCGATCGCTGTTTCCGGTATCGCCGTCATCGTCGTCTTGGTCATGCTCTACAAGGTCATCCCGACCTTCCAAGCAATGTTCGCCGACATGGGCGGCGGTGAGCTTCCGGCGCCGACGCAAATCGTCATCAACCTGTCGGAGTTCGTGCAGTCGAACTTCCTCATCATCATCGGCGTCATCTTTGGCGCCATCGCGCTCATCAGCTTTATTCTGAAGTACGAGCCCACGCGGGCCGTCTTTGATCGGCTGATACTCAAGGCACCGCTGTTCGGCCCCCTCGTGCGCAAGACCGCGGTTGCGCGTTTCACGCGTACCTTGGGCACGATGGTCTCCTCGGGTGTCCCCATCGTCGACAGCCTCGAGATCGTCGCCAACACCTCCGGCAACATGACCGTTCAAAAGGCCATCTTGTATGTGCGAGAGCGCATCAGTGAAGGTCAGAACATGGTCGATCCCTTGATGGAGACAGGCATCTTTCCGTCGATGGTCGTCCAGATGATCGGTGTCGGTGAGTCAACGGGTGCGCTCGACACCATGCTCACCAAGATCGCGGACTTCTACGAAGAAGAAGTCGACGTCGCCGTCGAAAACCTCACCTCGCTGATGGAGCCGTTGATGATGGTCTTCCTCGGCGGCATCGTCGGTGGCTTGCTGATCGCGATGTACCTGCCCATCTTCACGATGGCCGGCAATATCAAAGGATAG
- a CDS encoding type IV pilus twitching motility protein PilT: protein MANLHQLLKIMVDKGSSDLHVTVGSPPQLRIDGTLVPLKTKKLSPQETRQLCYSVLTDSQKQKFETDSELDLSFGVKGLSRFRGNIFMQRGAVAGVFRKIPFEILNFKELGLPPVVGSLADKPRGLVLVTGPTGSGKSTTLASMINKINEEKRLHILTIEDPIEYLHPHKNCLVNQREVGADTNGFQTALRYVLRQDPDVVLIGEMRDLETIEAALTISETGHLAFATLHTNGCVQTINRIIDVFPSHQQAQVRAQLSFVLEGVISQQLIPHASGNGRAVAVEVMIPTPAIRNLIREDKVHQIYSSMQVGQSRSAMQTMNQSLYKLLRGNEITMQDALSRSTDPDELRTMIDEGGGAPSRGKKKSSRGGRNSKIRYT from the coding sequence ATGGCGAACCTTCATCAGTTGCTCAAGATTATGGTCGACAAGGGATCCAGCGATCTCCACGTGACCGTTGGCTCCCCTCCTCAGTTGCGCATCGACGGTACGCTCGTTCCGCTGAAGACCAAAAAGCTTTCACCGCAGGAGACTCGCCAGCTCTGCTACAGCGTGCTGACCGACTCCCAGAAGCAGAAATTCGAGACGGACAGCGAACTCGATCTGTCGTTCGGCGTCAAAGGCTTGAGCCGTTTTCGCGGCAACATCTTTATGCAGCGCGGCGCCGTCGCCGGAGTGTTCCGTAAGATTCCGTTCGAGATCTTGAACTTCAAAGAGCTCGGCCTGCCGCCGGTCGTCGGCTCACTGGCAGACAAGCCACGCGGCTTGGTGTTGGTGACCGGTCCGACCGGTTCGGGCAAATCGACCACGCTGGCCTCGATGATCAACAAGATCAACGAGGAGAAACGGCTGCACATCCTGACGATCGAAGATCCGATCGAGTACCTGCACCCGCACAAAAACTGCCTGGTCAACCAGCGAGAGGTCGGCGCCGACACCAACGGCTTCCAGACCGCCTTGCGCTACGTGCTGCGTCAGGATCCGGACGTCGTCCTCATTGGTGAGATGCGCGATCTCGAGACGATCGAGGCGGCGTTGACGATCAGTGAGACCGGCCACTTGGCGTTTGCCACCCTGCACACCAACGGCTGTGTCCAGACGATCAACCGTATCATCGACGTCTTCCCGTCGCACCAGCAGGCGCAGGTGCGCGCCCAGCTTTCGTTCGTCCTCGAAGGCGTCATCAGCCAGCAGCTCATCCCGCACGCCTCGGGCAACGGCCGAGCGGTCGCCGTCGAGGTGATGATTCCGACGCCGGCGATTCGCAACCTGATCCGCGAGGACAAGGTCCACCAGATCTACAGTTCCATGCAGGTCGGCCAGTCGCGAAGCGCGATGCAGACGATGAACCAGTCGCTCTACAAGTTGCTTCGCGGCAACGAGATCACCATGCAGGACGCGCTGAGCCGCAGCACCGACCCCGACGAACTTCGCACGATGATCGACGAGGGGGGCGGCGCACCGAGCCGAGGCAAGAAGAAGAGCTCGCGCGGCGGCCGCAACTCCAAGATTCGTTACACCTGA
- a CDS encoding class I SAM-dependent methyltransferase produces MTRDTTAPAREREPYGITYDRLRLDLVFQDLLSRYPIQSVLEYPAEGAKAMPSIYSLALGALGCDVTLVNPSEQGLDVWRDLGLEDRFSVVEVDDLTASDLDADRYDLVWNFVSVGFRTDFDRILAEMSRVSRRYVMTVHCNAYNLGYPWHHFLHWALGLEWTHGETDYFWPHKVRGAYRDAGAEPIDFGLFDMPGWPDPPGFRDVRLHLNGGDDVEVFEWSAPIAKYYGKGKLPPLMNMLSSVESSRVPRPIRYLFSHLFYVLARV; encoded by the coding sequence ATGACTCGAGACACCACTGCCCCTGCACGCGAGCGTGAGCCCTACGGGATCACCTACGACCGCCTGCGCCTCGACTTGGTCTTCCAAGACCTTCTGTCGCGCTATCCTATCCAGAGCGTGCTCGAATACCCCGCCGAAGGTGCCAAGGCGATGCCCTCGATCTACAGTCTGGCGCTGGGCGCGCTCGGGTGTGACGTCACCCTGGTCAATCCGTCCGAGCAAGGACTCGACGTGTGGCGCGACCTCGGCCTCGAGGATCGCTTCTCGGTCGTCGAGGTCGACGACCTGACCGCGTCGGACCTCGACGCCGACCGGTACGACCTTGTCTGGAACTTTGTCAGTGTGGGGTTTCGCACAGACTTCGACCGGATTCTGGCAGAGATGAGCCGCGTGTCGCGCCGCTACGTAATGACGGTGCACTGCAACGCGTACAACCTGGGCTATCCTTGGCACCACTTTTTGCACTGGGCGCTGGGACTCGAGTGGACGCACGGCGAGACTGACTATTTCTGGCCGCACAAGGTACGGGGGGCCTACCGCGACGCCGGCGCCGAGCCGATCGACTTCGGACTCTTCGACATGCCAGGCTGGCCCGACCCGCCCGGGTTTCGCGACGTGCGCCTGCACCTAAACGGCGGCGACGACGTCGAAGTTTTCGAGTGGAGTGCGCCGATTGCCAAATATTATGGCAAGGGCAAATTGCCGCCGCTGATGAACATGCTCAGCTCCGTCGAGAGCAGCCGCGTGCCCCGGCCCATCCGCTATCTTTTCAGCCACCTCTTCTACGTGCTCGCGCGAGTATGA